A region from the Triticum aestivum cultivar Chinese Spring chromosome 3D, IWGSC CS RefSeq v2.1, whole genome shotgun sequence genome encodes:
- the LOC123080926 gene encoding leucine-rich repeat-containing protein 40: MVRLTLEQTAREAAPAGCLATFLDLSHRSFTDVSCLGSFKNLERLDLGHNCLVTLEGLSACTNLKWLSVIENKLVSLKGAEVLSKLQVLNAGKNKLTRIDEVKSMTSLGALILNDNNITSICKLDPHHQLNTLVLSKNPVITFGDALVNAKSMKKISMSHCEIESIGSSLAACVELKELRLAHNKITTIPSDLAKNTKILNLDLGNNLIERESDLKVLSELRYLRNLNLQGNPIAEKGTLAKKVMKIVPNLRIFNAKPIEAISQNENSGKGSKLKKDEEMPDRDPIDSNTKKKEKRKRSKQQAQSPEEPATKDTPPDATIAAPVKSALTDSKKKKKEKVATEQDKSSRPKSKDDKASFDDTEGKAKKEKKKSVNEGDKDAGGIDDTEVSFAELMFSGDGSVPEPVSKDKTQATAVDGKFVGGLVIDHTKKRKKAKGTPIDASDLKQLCSAPEVGAGGLSGWD, translated from the exons ATGGTGCGGCTGACGCTGGAGcagacggcgagggaggcggcgccggcCGGCTGCCTCGCCACGTTCCTCGACCTCTCCCACCGCTCCTTCACCGAC GTGTCGTGCCTGGGGAGCTTCAAGAACCTGGAGCGCCTCGACCTCGGCCACAACTGCCTCGTCACGCTCGAG GGTTTGTCCGCGTGCACCAATCTCAAGTGGCTCTCGGTTATAGAAAACAAGCTTGTGAGCCTGAAAGGTGCCGAAGTCCTCTCGAAGCTACAG GTACTGAATGCTGGCAAAAATAAATTGACAAGAATCGATGAGGTCAAATCTATGACAAGCCTGGGAGCGTTGATTCTCAACG ACAACAACATTACTTCCATCTGCAAGCTTGATCCCCATCATCAGTTGAACACTCTCG TTCTCTCTAAGAATCCAGTTATTACTTTTGGTGATGCTTTGGTCAATGCCAAGTCTATGAAAAAG ATATCCATGTCTCACTGTGAAATAGAAAGCATTGGATCTTCTCTTGCTGCATGTGTGGAACTGAAGGAACTTCGGCTGGCTCACAATAAGATCACT ACAATTCCATCAGACTTGGCCAAAAATACCAAAATCTTGAACCTTGACTTGGGAAATAACTTAATTGAGAGGGAGTCAGATTTGAAG GTCCTTTCTGAACTGCGCTACTTGAGGAACCTAAATTTGCAGGGAAATCCTATTGCTGAGAAAGGCACCCTAGCTAAAAag GTCATGAAAATTGTGCCGAACTTGCGCATTTTCAATGCAAAGCCCATAGAAGCCATTTCCCAGAATGAGAACTCTGGGAAAGGGAGTAAGCTGAAGAAGGATGAAGAGATGCCTGATCGTGATCCCATCGATTCTAACacgaagaagaaggagaaaagGAAACGGTCAAAGCAACAAGCGCAAAGCCCTGAAGAACCTGCTACCAAAGACACTCCTCCAGATGCCACCATCGCTGCCCCAGTTAAATCCGCATTGACGGAtagtaagaaaaagaaaaaggagaaggtaGCCACGGAGCAGGACAAGAGCAGCAGACCGAAAAGCAAGGATGACAAAGCTTCTTTCGATGATACCGAAGGAAAGGCCAAGAAGGAAAAGAAGAAATCTGTCAACGAAGGAGATAAAGATGCGGGAGGAATCGATGACACCGAAGTGTCGTTTGCAGAGTTGATGTTTTCTGGAGACGGCAGCGTTCCAGAGCCGGTATCGAAGGACAAGACCCAGGCAACTGCCGTGGATGGAAAATTTGTCGGAGGCCTGGTGATTGATCACaccaagaagaggaagaaggcgaAGGGCACCCCTATCGACGCGTCGGATCTTAAGCAGTTGTGCTCTGCGCCTGAGGTGGGTGCGGGTGGACTGTCGGGATGGGATTAG
- the LOC123080928 gene encoding vacuolar protein sorting-associated protein 55 homolog isoform X2 has protein sequence MFSTSVLLQILACALYNNWWPMLAALMYIIVPMPCLFFGDGSTRFLSSGEGGAWMKAAKFLTGMSAMGSLAIPAILRHAGLIETGAMFIEFTSFFILVCTVLCFHRATLDEEW, from the exons ATGTTCTCCACGAGCGTTCTGTTGCAAATCCTG GCATGTGCTTTGTACAACAACTGGTGGCCTATGTTAGCAG CACTCATGTATATCATTGTGCCAATGCCATGCCTGTTCTTTGGCGACGGATCCACACGGTTCTTGAGTAGCGGAGAGGGTGGAGC GTGGATGAAAGCAGCCAAGTTCCTGACCGGCATGTCTGCCATGGGAAGCCTCGCAATCCCGGCGATCCTGAGGCACGCTGGCCTGATCGAGACGGGGGCCATGTTCATCGAGTTCACCTCCTTCTTCATCCTCGTGTGCACGGTACTGTGCTTCCACAGGGCCACCCTGGACGAGGAGTGGTAA
- the LOC123080928 gene encoding vacuolar protein sorting-associated protein 55 homolog isoform X1, with protein MISRLFPWGRSVGQRSYWSRRGEESRRRRQTGARPPAGDGDDRGRLAGLACMFSTSVLLQILACALYNNWWPMLAALMYIIVPMPCLFFGDGSTRFLSSGEGGAWMKAAKFLTGMSAMGSLAIPAILRHAGLIETGAMFIEFTSFFILVCTVLCFHRATLDEEW; from the exons ATGATATCTCGGTTGTTTCCTTGGGGTCGGTCGGTCGGTCAGAGGAGTTATTGGAGTCGGAGAGGAGAGGAAAGCAGGAGGAGGCGACAGACAGGTGCCCGCCCGCCCGCCGGAGATGGCGATGACCGTGGAAG GCTCGCTGGACTTGCGTGTATGTTCTCCACGAGCGTTCTGTTGCAAATCCTG GCATGTGCTTTGTACAACAACTGGTGGCCTATGTTAGCAG CACTCATGTATATCATTGTGCCAATGCCATGCCTGTTCTTTGGCGACGGATCCACACGGTTCTTGAGTAGCGGAGAGGGTGGAGC GTGGATGAAAGCAGCCAAGTTCCTGACCGGCATGTCTGCCATGGGAAGCCTCGCAATCCCGGCGATCCTGAGGCACGCTGGCCTGATCGAGACGGGGGCCATGTTCATCGAGTTCACCTCCTTCTTCATCCTCGTGTGCACGGTACTGTGCTTCCACAGGGCCACCCTGGACGAGGAGTGGTAA